The DNA region GCTCGCGCACGTCGCCATCGCCGGGATCGGGCTCCCGGCGCACGGTCTTGGGATCGATCCGGATGAGCTCGCAGGCGTGCCGCTGGGAGAAGCCGCGCTCGGCCGTCAGGCGGAGCACGGCCTCCCGGCGCGCCGCGAGCCCGGTCAGTTTTTTCCCAGCAGATCCTTCAACGCCGCCACGTCCAGCATCGACTCGGCCAGCAGCTTCTTCAGCCGCCGGTTCTCGTCCTCGAGCCCCTTCAGCTTCTGCGCATCCGACACCTCGAGCCCGCCGTACTTCGCCTTCCAGCGATAGAAGGTCTGCGGGCTGATCCCGTGCCGGCGACAGACCTCGTCGGTCGTCCCGCCCGCTTCCTGCTCGCGCAGCACGCCGATGAGCTGCGCTTCCGTAAATCTGCTCTTCTTCACGTCCGTCTCCTTCGGGATGACGGACTCTCACTCAAATCGAGGGATCAGGAAGGGGGCAGGTCAGCGGCAACCCCGCCAGACCGGCAGCGGACGGCCGTGCCGGTCGCGCTCAAGCGCGTCGCCGAGCGGCACCGCATCGACGGTCACGGCGTTTCCGACGCGGCACACGCGCTGGCCGGGAAGCCCCATCACCCGCTTCATCAGCGGCGTGTCGAGCGGCAGAAAGTGTCGCGTGGCGAGGAACCAGGCAAGCGGCTTGGGCGGCGTGACCGCAACCAGATCGCCGGTCGCGAGCCGGCCGGCGGGACGCAACGCATACAGGCCGACCGGCACGCTGGCGGAGGCGTTCCACAGCAGGCGCGGCGTCACCTCGACCACGCCCATCACGGCCAAAGACAGGCTGGCGACGATCGCCGTCGCGACATAGGCTTGGCTGCTCATCGCTCGATCTCCCGGCGCTTGAGCCATGCCCGATGGCGTTCGGCGCTATAGCCGCGTGGCTCCTCGCCGGTGCCAATACGGTTGGCGACGTGCCGCCAGTGATCGGGCGCCACATCACACGGATCGACACCGGCTGCTTCCACCGTGTCGATGTGGCGGAGCACCCGCTCGACCTTCGGCCAGCCTTCGACGTGCAGCAGGATATCGCCGCCGGTGCGGACGAACGGCAGCGTATGGTACGGCTCGCCGGGATCGACCGCGCGCACGATGTCTATACGCGAGGAGACCGTGCCGTAATCGTTGGCCGCCCAGCGGACGAAGGCGAAGACGCTGCCCGGCCGGAACGACAGGACGCGGCGGCGGCGGTCGATGATCCGCTCGCCAACATGCCGGCCGAACCTGATCCAGTTCTCGACCCGCTTCTCGATATGCGTCAGCTCGACATGGGTGAGGCTGTCGGACGGTCGCGCGG from bacterium includes:
- a CDS encoding S26 family signal peptidase: MSSQAYVATAIVASLSLAVMGVVEVTPRLLWNASASVPVGLYALRPAGRLATGDLVAVTPPKPLAWFLATRHFLPLDTPLMKRVMGLPGQRVCRVGNAVTVDAVPLGDALERDRHGRPLPVWRGCR
- a CDS encoding DUF2840 domain-containing protein, which encodes MTAAAMRAGTFAVPSARPSDSLTHVELTHIEKRVENWIRFGRHVGERIIDRRRRVLSFRPGSVFAFVRWAANDYGTVSSRIDIVRAVDPGEPYHTLPFVRTGGDILLHVEGWPKVERVLRHIDTVEAAGVDPCDVAPDHWRHVANRIGTGEEPRGYSAERHRAWLKRREIER